Proteins from one Enterobacter bugandensis genomic window:
- a CDS encoding LVIVD repeat-containing protein, which produces MSILPTPEYSRNMRLIGHSDQGGRPDGVQLMVHRGFAYIGHMVSQGFSIVDVRDPKKPKPAGYVPAPPGTWNVHLQAHDDLLLVINARDLFADARFADEKVYYTRQVGETVRDVQDKGWSAGLRVFDISTPDAPREIGFLSLSGIGIHRIWYVGGRWAYVSALIDGFTDYIFLTIDLADPRKPEVAGRWWLPGMNQAEGEQPNWPEGKRYALHHAIIAGDTAYGSWRDGGLTLLDVKDRTQPKLISHRNWSPPFGGGTHTALPLPDRDLLVVLDEAVLDNQEDGEKLIWLFDIRDPSNPVSISTFPQPDEIDYVEKGAHFGPHNLHENRPGSFVSSTLIFATYQNAGVRAYDISNPYRPVETGALVPAAPEKMMDTRPNRPQVIQSCDVFVDAQGIIYSTDYNGGLSVIEYLG; this is translated from the coding sequence ATGAGCATCCTCCCCACGCCAGAATACAGCCGCAATATGCGGCTGATCGGCCATAGCGACCAGGGCGGTCGTCCGGACGGCGTGCAGCTGATGGTGCACCGCGGTTTCGCCTATATCGGCCATATGGTGTCGCAGGGCTTTTCGATAGTAGACGTGCGCGACCCGAAAAAACCGAAACCCGCGGGCTATGTGCCTGCGCCGCCGGGCACCTGGAACGTGCATCTGCAGGCGCATGACGATCTCCTGCTGGTGATCAACGCCCGGGATCTGTTTGCCGATGCCCGCTTTGCCGACGAGAAGGTCTATTACACCCGGCAGGTGGGCGAGACCGTCCGCGACGTGCAGGACAAAGGCTGGAGCGCCGGGCTTCGTGTGTTTGATATCTCCACCCCGGACGCGCCGCGCGAAATCGGCTTTCTGTCGCTGAGCGGGATTGGCATTCACCGCATCTGGTACGTCGGTGGGCGCTGGGCGTACGTGTCGGCGCTGATCGACGGTTTTACCGACTACATCTTTCTGACGATCGACCTGGCCGACCCGCGTAAGCCTGAGGTGGCAGGGCGCTGGTGGCTGCCGGGCATGAACCAGGCCGAAGGCGAACAGCCGAACTGGCCGGAAGGCAAACGCTACGCGCTCCACCATGCGATTATTGCCGGCGATACGGCGTACGGCAGCTGGCGCGACGGCGGCCTGACGCTGCTGGACGTGAAGGATCGTACCCAGCCTAAGCTTATTAGCCACCGTAACTGGAGTCCGCCGTTTGGCGGCGGCACGCACACCGCGCTGCCGCTGCCGGACCGCGATCTGCTGGTGGTGCTGGACGAAGCGGTGCTCGATAACCAGGAGGACGGTGAGAAGCTGATCTGGCTGTTTGATATTCGCGACCCGTCGAATCCGGTCAGCATTTCTACCTTCCCGCAGCCGGATGAAATCGACTACGTGGAGAAAGGGGCGCATTTTGGCCCGCACAACCTGCACGAGAACCGGCCGGGGAGCTTTGTCAGCTCAACGCTGATTTTTGCCACCTATCAGAATGCGGGCGTGCGCGCGTATGACATCTCCAATCCGTATCGGCCCGTGGAAACCGGTGCGCTGGTGCCTGCGGCACCGGAGAAAATGATGGACACCCGCCCGAATCGCCCGCAGGTAATCCAGTCGTGTGACGTGTTTGTGGATGCGCAGGGAATTATCTACAGCACGGACTATAACGGCGGGCTGTCGGTAATTGAGTATCTGGGGTAA
- the citR gene encoding DNA-binding transcriptional repressor CitR, whose product MANLYDLKKFDLNLLVIFECIYQHLSISKAAETLYITPSAVSQSLQRLRGQLNDPLFIRSGKGITPTTVGTNLHLHLEQNLNQIEQTINLMHHTDIKKNFVIYCSQMVTPGYLLDPIQLLMSQENCEVEQRDMLVSAESAEDLLAYRKADLIFTVAPVNNRSVVCSHFTTIPTVMICREDHPRIGTEVSAEQLYNEKFTMYQSTNTGVKEYQVRANEAFPERNIAFRSDSLSSLLSMISMSDLVGYIPLSIFETYKHALKLKSVAAPFKLPEAQIYMVYNRASLNSSVFASFIEKLHKLAQ is encoded by the coding sequence ATGGCAAATCTTTATGACCTTAAAAAATTCGACCTTAATTTACTGGTCATTTTTGAGTGTATCTATCAACATCTTAGCATCAGCAAGGCCGCTGAAACGCTTTACATCACCCCTTCAGCCGTCAGTCAGTCTTTGCAACGCCTGCGTGGCCAGCTTAACGATCCGCTGTTTATCCGTTCTGGCAAGGGGATCACCCCCACGACCGTCGGAACTAACCTGCACCTGCATCTTGAGCAAAACCTCAATCAGATTGAGCAGACCATCAACCTGATGCACCACACCGACATCAAGAAAAATTTTGTCATTTATTGTTCTCAGATGGTGACGCCAGGCTATCTTCTCGACCCCATTCAACTGTTAATGTCTCAGGAAAATTGTGAGGTAGAACAACGCGATATGCTTGTCTCTGCGGAGTCAGCAGAGGATTTACTGGCCTACCGTAAAGCCGATCTCATTTTTACCGTTGCGCCCGTGAATAACCGGTCCGTTGTCTGCTCGCATTTCACCACCATTCCCACCGTGATGATCTGCCGCGAAGACCATCCGAGAATTGGTACAGAAGTCTCCGCCGAGCAGTTATACAATGAGAAATTCACGATGTATCAAAGCACGAATACGGGCGTGAAGGAGTATCAGGTTCGAGCCAACGAAGCGTTCCCGGAGAGAAACATCGCGTTCCGTTCGGACTCTCTCAGTTCGCTCCTCTCTATGATCAGCATGTCTGATTTAGTCGGCTATATTCCTCTTTCCATTTTTGAAACCTATAAACACGCTTTAAAATTAAAGTCCGTAGCCGCGCCCTTCAAATTGCCCGAAGCGCAAATCTATATGGTCTACAACCGCGCGTCGTTAAACAGCAGCGTATTCGCCAGCTTTATTGAAAAATTGCATAAGTTGGCTCAATAG
- the mtnK gene encoding S-methyl-5-thioribose kinase, whose amino-acid sequence MSQYRTFTAQDAVEYARQFGGLDDPSSLVEALEVGDGNLNLVFKIYDSAGVSRIIVKQALPYVRCVGESWPLTLDRARLEAQTLVEHYQHSPQHTVKIHHFDPELAVMVMEDLSSHRIWRGELINNIYYPQAARQLGEYLAHALFHTSDFYLHPHEKKAQVAKFINPEMCEITEDLFFNDPYQVHERNNYPAELENDVAGLRDDAPLKIAVASLKHRFFSHAEALLHGDIHSGSIFVADGSLKAIDAEFGYFGPIGFDVGTAIGNLLLNFCGLPGHLGIRDAAAAREQRLTDIQELWNTFAERFQALANEKARDAALSAPGYASAFLKKVWHDAIGFCGTELIRRSVGLSHVADIDTIQDEAMRHECLRHAITLGKALIVIADRIDSAEDLVARVRQYS is encoded by the coding sequence ATGTCGCAATACCGTACCTTTACCGCTCAGGACGCCGTGGAGTATGCCAGGCAGTTTGGTGGGCTTGACGATCCGTCATCGCTGGTAGAGGCGCTGGAAGTGGGCGACGGCAACCTCAATCTGGTTTTTAAAATTTACGACAGCGCGGGCGTGAGCCGCATCATCGTCAAACAGGCGCTGCCCTACGTGCGCTGCGTCGGCGAGTCCTGGCCGCTGACGCTGGATCGCGCCCGCCTCGAGGCGCAAACCCTGGTCGAGCATTACCAGCACAGCCCGCAGCACACCGTGAAAATCCACCACTTTGACCCGGAACTGGCGGTGATGGTGATGGAAGATCTCTCCAGCCATCGCATCTGGCGCGGCGAGCTGATCAACAACATTTACTACCCGCAGGCGGCGCGCCAGCTGGGCGAATACCTCGCGCACGCGCTGTTCCACACCAGCGATTTCTATCTGCACCCGCACGAGAAAAAAGCGCAGGTGGCGAAATTCATCAACCCGGAGATGTGTGAGATCACCGAAGATCTGTTCTTCAACGATCCGTACCAGGTTCATGAGCGCAATAACTACCCTGCCGAGCTGGAAAATGACGTCGCCGGCCTGCGCGACGACGCCCCGCTAAAAATTGCCGTGGCCTCCCTGAAGCACCGCTTCTTCTCGCATGCCGAAGCGCTGCTGCACGGGGATATTCACAGCGGCTCGATTTTTGTGGCCGACGGCAGCCTGAAGGCCATCGACGCCGAGTTCGGCTATTTCGGGCCGATTGGCTTTGACGTCGGCACCGCCATCGGCAACCTGCTGCTCAACTTCTGCGGCTTGCCGGGCCATCTGGGCATTCGCGATGCCGCCGCCGCGCGCGAGCAGCGCCTGACCGATATTCAGGAGCTGTGGAACACCTTCGCGGAACGCTTCCAGGCGCTGGCAAACGAGAAAGCCCGCGACGCCGCGCTCAGCGCGCCAGGCTATGCCTCCGCGTTCCTGAAAAAGGTCTGGCATGACGCCATCGGCTTCTGCGGCACCGAACTCATTCGCCGCAGCGTCGGGCTTTCCCACGTCGCGGATATCGACACCATTCAGGACGAGGCCATGCGCCACGAGTGCCTGCGCCACGCGATAACGCTCGGCAAGGCGCTCATTGTGATTGCCGACCGTATCGACAGCGCGGAAGATCTGGTGGCGCGGGTGCGGCAGTACAGTTGA
- a CDS encoding SRPBCC family protein produces the protein MTLDPETDLKLERVVDAPRDLLWLCWTTPEHIKNFFIPAPHKVTECDLDLRVGGRFNTVFEVDGQRMDNRGVFLEIDPGKKLVFTDGYTEGWKPAEKPFMTAILLLEDVGEGKTRYTAIARHPTKEIREQHEQMGFHEGWGTVLDQLVEYVKGLNA, from the coding sequence GTGACGCTCGATCCTGAAACAGACTTAAAACTGGAGCGCGTGGTGGATGCACCGCGCGACCTGCTCTGGCTCTGCTGGACCACGCCCGAGCACATCAAAAACTTCTTCATTCCTGCTCCTCATAAGGTGACCGAATGTGACCTCGACCTGCGCGTGGGCGGGCGGTTCAACACCGTGTTTGAGGTGGACGGGCAGCGGATGGATAACCGGGGTGTCTTCCTGGAAATCGATCCGGGGAAAAAGCTGGTGTTTACCGACGGCTATACCGAAGGCTGGAAACCGGCCGAGAAGCCGTTTATGACGGCAATTTTGTTGCTGGAAGACGTCGGGGAGGGGAAAACCCGCTATACGGCGATTGCGCGCCATCCGACGAAGGAAATCCGCGAGCAGCATGAACAGATGGGCTTCCACGAAGGGTGGGGGACAGTGCTGGATCAGCTGGTGGAGTATGTGAAAGGGCTTAACGCTTAG
- a CDS encoding pyridoxal phosphate-dependent aminotransferase — protein sequence MSNNVLIPQSKLPNLGTTIFTQMSALAQQHNAINLSQGFPDFDGPKYLQERLAHHVEQGANQYAPMTGVQALREAIADKTAALYGHKPDANSDITVTAGATEALYAAITALVRAGDEVICFDPSYDSYAPAVELSGGVVKRVALQPPHFRPDWQAFAALLSDKTRLVILNTPHNPSATVWQKADFTALWQAIAEREIYVLSDEVYEHICFAAEGHASVLAHPQLRERAVAVSSFGKTYHMTGWKVGYCVAPAAISAELRKVHQYLTFAVNTPAQLALADMLRSEPQHYRELPDFYRARRDLFVNALSKSRLEILPCEGTYFLLADYSAISDLDDVSFCRWLTEEVGVAAIPLSVFCADPFPHKLVRLCFAKQESTLLAAAERLATL from the coding sequence ATGAGCAATAACGTATTGATCCCGCAGAGTAAACTTCCTAATCTCGGTACCACCATATTTACGCAGATGAGCGCCCTGGCGCAGCAGCACAATGCCATTAACCTCTCGCAGGGGTTCCCCGATTTCGATGGTCCGAAATATTTGCAGGAACGTCTGGCGCACCACGTGGAGCAGGGTGCGAATCAGTATGCGCCGATGACCGGCGTGCAGGCGCTGCGGGAAGCCATTGCCGACAAAACGGCGGCGCTGTATGGCCATAAGCCCGATGCGAACAGCGATATCACGGTGACGGCAGGGGCGACCGAAGCGCTGTATGCTGCCATCACCGCGCTGGTGCGCGCGGGGGATGAAGTCATCTGCTTTGACCCAAGCTACGACAGCTATGCGCCTGCGGTTGAACTCTCCGGTGGCGTGGTGAAGCGTGTGGCGCTCCAGCCGCCGCATTTCCGCCCGGACTGGCAGGCGTTCGCCGCGCTGCTGAGTGATAAAACGCGCCTGGTGATCCTGAATACCCCGCACAACCCGTCGGCGACGGTGTGGCAAAAGGCCGATTTTACCGCGCTGTGGCAGGCTATCGCCGAGCGGGAAATTTACGTCCTGAGCGATGAAGTCTACGAGCACATCTGCTTTGCGGCGGAAGGGCACGCCAGCGTGCTGGCCCATCCGCAGCTTCGCGAGCGCGCGGTTGCGGTGTCGTCATTTGGAAAAACCTACCATATGACCGGCTGGAAGGTAGGGTACTGCGTGGCCCCGGCGGCCATCAGCGCGGAGCTGCGTAAGGTGCACCAGTACCTGACCTTTGCGGTCAATACGCCCGCGCAGCTGGCGCTGGCGGACATGCTGCGCAGCGAACCGCAGCATTATCGCGAGCTGCCGGATTTTTACCGCGCGCGTCGGGATCTGTTTGTAAATGCGCTGAGCAAAAGCCGTCTGGAAATTCTGCCGTGTGAAGGGACCTACTTCCTGCTGGCGGACTACAGCGCGATTTCCGATCTGGACGATGTCAGCTTTTGCCGGTGGCTGACGGAGGAGGTGGGCGTGGCGGCTATTCCGCTGTCGGTGTTCTGCGCCGATCCCTTCCCGCATAAGCTGGTTCGTCTGTGCTTTGCGAAGCAGGAATCGACGCTGCTGGCGGCGGCAGAGCGTCTGGCGACGCTCTGA
- a CDS encoding methylthioribulose 1-phosphate dehydratase — translation MTDNLLLTHLVDACRWIGAKGWAPATGGNMSVRQDEHLCWLSESGKDKGSLTTDDFLQVEIATNRAPSGRKPSAETGLHTLIYRLFPEANAVLHVHTVNATVLSRLVKEAELNISGFEMQKSLTGQTTHLDTVAIPVFDNDQDIDALASRIAHYAQERPLNYGFLLRGHGLTCWGRDVAEARRHLEGLEFLFECEMRLRQLERV, via the coding sequence ATGACAGACAACCTGCTGCTCACACACCTGGTCGACGCCTGCCGCTGGATAGGCGCCAAAGGCTGGGCACCCGCCACCGGCGGTAATATGTCGGTGCGTCAGGACGAGCACCTCTGCTGGCTCAGCGAATCCGGCAAGGACAAAGGCAGCCTGACCACCGACGATTTTCTACAGGTGGAGATCGCCACCAACCGGGCGCCGTCCGGTCGAAAACCGTCGGCGGAGACCGGGCTACACACCCTTATCTATCGCCTGTTCCCGGAGGCTAACGCTGTCCTGCACGTTCATACCGTTAACGCCACGGTGCTGTCGCGTCTGGTCAAAGAAGCCGAACTGAATATCAGCGGTTTCGAGATGCAGAAATCGCTTACCGGGCAGACTACCCATCTGGATACCGTCGCCATCCCGGTGTTTGATAACGACCAGGACATCGACGCCCTCGCCTCGCGCATCGCCCATTACGCCCAGGAGCGTCCGCTTAATTATGGTTTTCTTCTGCGCGGCCATGGCTTAACCTGCTGGGGACGCGACGTGGCCGAAGCCCGCCGTCATCTGGAAGGTTTAGAATTCTTATTTGAATGCGAAATGCGTTTACGACAACTGGAGAGAGTATGA
- the mtnA gene encoding S-methyl-5-thioribose-1-phosphate isomerase, whose product MQTLQTTSLRVADNQLFILDQQALPQEKRWLDASTVEALVGHIHALRVRGAPLIGLSASLLLALLAENGKSRDELAVALETLRASRPTAVNLMNNLDRMKLALWEEDFVPALVAEALRLIDEDKRLCDAIAKAGSALVKPGSRLLTHCNTGGLATAGVGTALGVIARAHQEGNVSSVWVDETRPLLQGGRLTAWELGELGVPYQLITDSMAASLMAKGQVDAVWVGADRIAANGDVANKIGTYSLAVLAKFHGIPFYVAAPQTTLDPTCPNGDAIPIEQRAASEVTGVAGSFGAVQWAPEDAQVYNPAFDVTPASLISGWVLDTGVVTPDEVAEGKFA is encoded by the coding sequence ATGCAGACATTACAGACGACCAGCCTGCGGGTGGCGGATAATCAGCTCTTTATTCTCGACCAGCAGGCGCTTCCGCAGGAGAAACGCTGGCTGGATGCCTCAACGGTGGAGGCGCTGGTTGGGCATATCCACGCTCTGCGCGTGCGTGGCGCGCCGTTGATTGGTCTCTCTGCAAGCCTGCTGCTGGCGCTGCTGGCGGAAAACGGCAAAAGCCGCGATGAGCTGGCGGTGGCGCTGGAAACGCTTCGCGCATCCCGCCCGACGGCGGTAAACCTGATGAACAACCTCGACCGCATGAAGCTTGCGCTGTGGGAAGAGGATTTCGTTCCGGCGCTGGTGGCTGAGGCGCTGCGCCTGATTGACGAAGACAAACGGCTTTGCGACGCGATTGCAAAAGCGGGCAGCGCGCTGGTGAAGCCCGGCAGCCGTCTGCTGACCCACTGCAACACCGGCGGGCTGGCAACCGCGGGCGTCGGTACGGCGCTGGGCGTGATTGCCCGCGCGCATCAGGAGGGTAACGTCAGCAGCGTCTGGGTGGATGAAACCCGTCCGCTGTTGCAGGGCGGCAGGCTGACCGCATGGGAGCTGGGCGAGCTGGGGGTGCCGTATCAGCTGATTACCGACTCCATGGCCGCCAGCCTGATGGCGAAAGGGCAGGTGGACGCCGTGTGGGTGGGGGCAGACCGTATCGCCGCCAACGGCGACGTGGCGAATAAAATCGGCACTTATTCACTGGCGGTGCTGGCGAAATTCCACGGCATTCCGTTTTACGTCGCCGCCCCACAAACGACGCTCGACCCGACCTGCCCGAACGGGGATGCGATCCCCATCGAGCAGCGCGCCGCCAGCGAGGTGACGGGCGTTGCCGGAAGCTTTGGCGCGGTGCAGTGGGCGCCGGAAGACGCGCAGGTCTATAATCCGGCATTCGACGTCACGCCTGCCTCGCTGATTAGCGGCTGGGTGCTGGATACGGGTGTGGTCACGCCGGATGAGGTGGCGGAAGGGAAATTTGCCTGA
- a CDS encoding 1,2-dihydroxy-3-keto-5-methylthiopentene dioxygenase, translating into MSALTIYSDKDASQHQWHSTDAAEIAQQLNAKGVRFERWAADRDLGQDPAPEAVIEAYQHAIDKLVAEKGYQSWDVISLRADNPQKEALRAKFLNEHTHGEDEVRFFVEGAGLFCLHIGDEVYQVLCEKNDLISVPAGTPHWFDMGSEPNFTAIRIFDNPEGWVAQFTGDAIADAYPRLA; encoded by the coding sequence ATGAGCGCATTGACCATTTATTCCGATAAAGACGCCAGCCAGCACCAGTGGCACAGCACCGACGCCGCCGAAATCGCTCAACAGCTGAACGCTAAGGGCGTGCGCTTTGAGCGCTGGGCGGCAGACCGTGATTTAGGGCAGGATCCTGCGCCCGAAGCCGTGATCGAAGCGTATCAACATGCGATCGACAAGCTGGTGGCAGAGAAAGGCTATCAGAGCTGGGATGTCATCAGCCTGCGCGCCGACAATCCGCAGAAAGAGGCGCTGCGCGCGAAGTTCCTGAACGAACACACCCACGGCGAGGACGAAGTACGCTTTTTCGTGGAAGGTGCCGGGCTGTTCTGCCTGCACATTGGCGATGAGGTGTACCAGGTACTGTGCGAGAAAAACGACCTGATTTCCGTGCCGGCGGGCACGCCGCACTGGTTTGATATGGGCTCAGAGCCGAACTTTACGGCCATTCGTATTTTCGACAATCCGGAAGGCTGGGTTGCCCAGTTTACGGGCGATGCGATCGCGGATGCGTATCCACGCCTGGCCTGA
- a CDS encoding IbrB-like domain-containing protein, whose protein sequence is MQQRLITELETYLQTLTDEQRIDAINAFRQAMHHLSPFSDQPVDCVLWIKQDAIVANDYNPNNVAPPEKRLLSQSLELDGFTQPIVVTESEPAHYEIVDGFHRHEIGKSRAALKRQLRGYLPVTCLRKDRQQKLDRMAATIRHNRARGRHQINAMSDIVRELAQLGWNDEKIGKELGMDSDEVLRLKQINGLLELFADRRYSEAWTVK, encoded by the coding sequence ATGCAGCAACGACTGATTACCGAACTGGAAACCTATTTGCAGACGCTCACCGACGAGCAACGTATAGATGCCATCAATGCTTTTCGCCAGGCCATGCATCATCTCAGCCCGTTCAGCGACCAGCCCGTCGACTGCGTGCTGTGGATAAAGCAGGACGCTATCGTTGCCAACGACTACAACCCGAATAACGTGGCGCCGCCGGAAAAGCGTCTGCTGAGTCAATCGCTCGAGCTCGACGGGTTTACGCAGCCCATCGTGGTGACGGAAAGCGAGCCGGCGCATTACGAAATTGTCGATGGCTTCCATCGTCACGAAATCGGTAAAAGCAGGGCCGCGCTGAAGCGCCAGCTTCGGGGCTATTTGCCCGTCACCTGCCTGCGCAAAGATCGCCAGCAAAAGCTTGACCGGATGGCCGCCACCATCCGCCACAACCGTGCGCGGGGACGCCACCAGATCAACGCCATGTCCGACATCGTCCGGGAGCTGGCCCAGCTTGGCTGGAACGATGAGAAAATTGGTAAGGAACTGGGGATGGACAGCGACGAGGTGCTGCGCCTGAAGCAGATCAACGGCCTGCTGGAACTGTTTGCAGACCGTCGCTATTCCGAAGCCTGGACGGTGAAATAG
- the mtnC gene encoding acireductone synthase, translating into MIRAIVTDIEGTTSDIRFVHDVLFPYARERLAAFVTAQQYAEPVKSILDNLRDEISDPHAGVGDLINVLFSFMDEDRKSTALKALQGIIWQEGYINGDFTGHLYPDVLPALEKWKAQGIDLYVYSSGSVAAQKLLFGYSDEGDITHLFSGYFDTHIGAKREVQSYKNIAAHTGIAPSQILFLSDIHQELDAAEQAGFRTLQLIRGEDDGASHHHQIHQFDEINPEQIPS; encoded by the coding sequence ATGATTCGCGCGATTGTGACGGATATTGAAGGAACCACCAGCGATATTCGTTTTGTCCATGATGTTTTGTTCCCCTACGCGCGTGAGCGGCTGGCGGCCTTCGTGACCGCCCAGCAGTACGCCGAGCCGGTCAAATCGATTCTGGACAACCTGCGCGATGAAATCAGCGATCCGCATGCCGGCGTCGGCGATCTCATCAACGTGCTGTTTAGCTTTATGGATGAAGACCGCAAATCGACGGCGCTCAAAGCACTGCAAGGCATCATCTGGCAGGAGGGCTACATCAACGGTGACTTTACCGGCCATCTCTACCCTGACGTTCTGCCCGCGCTGGAAAAATGGAAGGCACAAGGGATTGATCTCTATGTTTATTCCTCTGGCTCCGTTGCTGCGCAGAAACTGTTATTTGGCTACAGCGACGAAGGTGATATTACTCATCTGTTCAGCGGCTATTTTGATACCCACATCGGCGCCAAGCGCGAGGTGCAGTCTTACAAGAACATAGCGGCGCACACGGGCATCGCCCCGTCGCAGATCCTGTTCCTGTCGGATATTCATCAGGAGCTGGACGCGGCTGAACAGGCGGGTTTTCGCACCCTGCAACTGATTCGCGGTGAAGATGACGGTGCGAGCCATCACCATCAAATCCACCAGTTTGACGAGATTAATCCGGAGCAGATCCCTTCATGA
- a CDS encoding phosphoadenosine phosphosulfate reductase has product MSIYKYPLQENVLEAASERINWTLQNFTRVCVSFSGGKDSTVMLHLAAQRARQLNRKIDVLFLDWEAQFSCTIEHIENMRTQYRDVINQFWWVALPITTQNALSQYQPEWQCWEPGISWVRQPPPDAITSTCYFDFYQQGMTFEAFVRDFAEWYARRRPAAVMVGIRADESYNRFLAIACARKQRFSDDKPWTTVAPGGHAWYIYPLYDWKTADIWTWFAKTGCAYNPLYNLMYQAGVPPRYMRICEPFGPEQRQGLWLYHVVEPERWAAMCARVSGVRSGGIYAGHDNHFYGHRKILKPDHLSWQEYAMLLLDSMPQQTAEHYRNKVAVYLHWYQKRGMSDLPDTQEGDIGSKDIPSWRRICKVLLNNDYWCRALSFSPNKPKHYQRYSERMKSKRNEWGILCSND; this is encoded by the coding sequence ATGTCTATCTATAAATACCCTCTTCAGGAAAACGTTCTGGAGGCTGCTTCAGAACGCATAAACTGGACGCTGCAAAATTTTACCCGCGTGTGCGTCTCATTTTCTGGCGGAAAAGATTCAACGGTGATGCTTCATCTTGCTGCGCAACGGGCGCGGCAGCTGAACAGAAAAATAGATGTCCTCTTTCTGGACTGGGAAGCACAGTTCTCCTGCACCATTGAGCATATTGAGAACATGAGGACCCAATATCGTGACGTCATCAATCAGTTCTGGTGGGTGGCGCTGCCGATCACCACGCAAAATGCCCTCTCTCAGTACCAGCCGGAATGGCAGTGCTGGGAACCTGGCATAAGCTGGGTCAGACAGCCTCCGCCTGATGCCATCACCAGTACGTGTTATTTTGATTTTTATCAGCAGGGAATGACCTTCGAGGCCTTCGTCAGGGACTTTGCCGAATGGTATGCGCGAAGGCGCCCCGCCGCAGTGATGGTGGGCATCCGCGCCGACGAATCCTATAACCGCTTCCTGGCAATCGCCTGCGCACGCAAGCAGCGCTTTTCCGACGACAAACCCTGGACGACCGTCGCGCCCGGCGGTCATGCCTGGTATATCTATCCTCTCTACGACTGGAAAACCGCCGACATCTGGACCTGGTTTGCCAAAACGGGCTGCGCCTATAACCCCCTCTACAATCTGATGTACCAGGCCGGCGTGCCACCGCGCTACATGCGCATCTGTGAACCCTTTGGCCCGGAGCAGCGACAGGGCTTATGGCTCTATCATGTCGTTGAACCTGAACGCTGGGCCGCCATGTGCGCACGCGTCAGCGGTGTGCGCAGCGGCGGAATTTACGCGGGGCACGACAACCACTTCTACGGTCACAGAAAGATCCTCAAGCCCGACCACCTCAGCTGGCAAGAGTACGCCATGCTGCTCCTCGACAGCATGCCGCAACAGACGGCTGAACATTATCGCAATAAAGTCGCGGTGTACCTGCACTGGTATCAGAAGCGCGGGATGTCCGATCTTCCCGATACGCAGGAGGGTGATATCGGCTCAAAGGATATCCCGTCCTGGCGGCGAATATGCAAGGTTCTGCTCAACAACGATTACTGGTGTCGGGCCCTCTCCTTTAGCCCGAACAAACCAAAGCACTATCAGCGCTATAGCGAACGGATGAAATCAAAACGCAATGAGTGGGGGATCTTATGCAGCAACGACTGA